A genome region from Setaria italica strain Yugu1 chromosome III, Setaria_italica_v2.0, whole genome shotgun sequence includes the following:
- the LOC101777681 gene encoding transcription factor MYBC1, translated as MREEEPSWFARCEEQLPRPDELMPLSQTLITPDLAVAFDIPTHGGGGAGGGAGGGGGAGGSGGGGAGGPDMNGGGASSAAGSSGGGGGGAGDEPARTLKRPRLVWTPQLHKRFVDAVAHLGIKNAVPKTIMQLMSVDGLTRENVASHLQKYRLYLKRMQGLGGGGGGGGGGGGGAGGSHSSGSGTDAATEHLFATGPVPFLPPGHRAPAGADQYSPFAPMGATHHHHHHQHAPQIGHFQHPAARPLGPYGAAGASFDHSFFSRAGAPPVGPPGMHHHRMVGAGAGMGMMAPAPFGDEMDLGSRGGGGGSGRRELTLFPTSGDH; from the coding sequence atgagggaggaggagcccagcTGGTTCGCGCGCTGCGAGGAGCAGCTGCCGCGGCCGGACGAGCTGATGCCGCTCTCGCAGACGCTCATCACCCCCGATCTCGCCGTCGCCTTCGACATCCCgacgcacggcggcggcggggcgggcggcggcgccggcgggggtggaggcgccggcggcagcggcggcggcggcgcgggcgggccgGACatgaacggcggcggcgcgtcgtcggccgcgggctctagcggcgggggcgggggcggcgccggcgacgagccggCGCGGACGCTCAAGCGGCCGCGCCTCGTCTGGACGCCGCAGCTGCACAAGCGCTTCGTCGACGCCGTCGCGCACCTCGGCATCAAGAACGCCGTGCCCAAGACCATAATGCAGCTGATGAGCGTCGACGGCCTCACGCGCGAGAACGTCGCCTCCCACCTCCAGAAGTACCGCCTCTACCTCAAGCGCATGCaggggctcggcggcggcggcggcgggggcggcggagggggcgggggcgcgggggGAAGCCACTCCTCGGGCTCCGgcaccgacgccgccaccgAGCACCTCTTCGCTACGGGGCCCGTCCCTTTCCTCCCGCCCGGCCaccgcgcgcccgccggcgcgGACCAGTACTCGCCCTTCGCCCCCATGGGCGCcacgcaccaccaccaccaccaccaacacgCGCCGCAGATCGGACACTTCCaacaccccgccgcccgcccgctcggCCCCTACGGCGCCGCGGGCGCCAGCTTCGACCACAGCTTCTTCagccgcgccggcgcgccgcccgtcGGCCCGCCCGGGATGCACCACCACCGCatggtcggcgccggcgccgggatgGGGATGATGGCGCCCGCCCCCTTCGGCGACGAGATGGACCTCGGatcccgaggcggcggcggcggcagcggccgccgcgAGCTGACGCTGTTCCCGACGTCCGGGGACCATTGA